The following are encoded together in the Acanthochromis polyacanthus isolate Apoly-LR-REF ecotype Palm Island chromosome 14, KAUST_Apoly_ChrSc, whole genome shotgun sequence genome:
- the LOC127537097 gene encoding uncharacterized protein LOC127537097 yields MVIACCAVGCTNRQGCKQNLSFYRIPLDKDRRRRWIATINRKNWQPSKYSRICSEHFVQGKKSEDPLSPDYVPSIFAHTKSPAKRRAQDIVKKYDLRQKLKKKKLQMSSRNEAARTLLSLSTTVPEFEEDTENAVAVCDNISNEIMCQTSLSGEDIEILQQECQLLRSETFELKEKLDLDFFQQKSLENLDKLKTLTGLHSYDVFMAIFDLVKPFLKDTSHLTGFQQLLITIMRLKENLTASFLSYLFGVHTSTVSRVFTYVINVLNEILVPACVLWPKREHVQTSMPMCFRKSFKHCMSVIDCFEIFIDKPKDLKARAQTYSQYKSHNTMKYLISITPQGVISFISKGWGGRSTDAHITANSGFLDHLQPGDVVLADRGFTIQNQVGLYCAKVEIPAFTRGKKQLGAAELEDTRRLAAVRIHVERVIGQARSKYKMLKGPVPISLLSTDDTDYTTLDKIVRVACALTNLCPSVVPTD; encoded by the exons ATGGTAATCGCTTGCTGTGCTGTCGGCTGCACAAATAGGCAGGGGTGCAAGCAAAACTTGTCTTTTTATCGGATACCTCTTGATAAAGACAGACGACGAAGATGGATAGCAACTATCAATCGGAAGAACTGGCAGCCGTCAAAATATTCAAGAATTTGCAGCGAACACTTTGTACAAG GAAAAAAGAGCGAGGACCCCTTGTCCCCTGATTATGTGCCATCAATTTTTGCCCATACCAAGTCCCCAGCAAAAAGACGTGCTCAGGACATTGTCAAGAAATATGACTTGcgacaaaaactgaagaaaaaaaagctgcagatgtCATCAAGAAATGAAGCTGCCAGGACGCTCCTCAGTCTCTCAACCACAGTACCTGAGTTTGAAGAGGACACTGAAAATGCAGTGGCAGTGTGCGACAACATTTCAAATGAGATTATGTGCCAAACCAGCCTCAGCGGAGAAGACATTGAGATTCTTCAACAAGAGTGTCAACTTTTGCGTAGTGAGACATTTGAACTTAAAGAGAAGCTAGACTTGGACTTCTTTCAACAAAAAAGCCTTGAAAACCTAGACAAACTAAAAACACTCACTGGACTACACAGTTATGACGTGTTCATGGCCATTTTTGACCTTgtaaagccatttctcaaagacaCGTCACACCTGACAGGTTTCCAGCAGCTACTCATTACAATAATGCGTCTCAAAGAAAATTTAACTGCATcatttttatcttatctttttgGTGTTCATACTTCAACTGTGTCAAGAGTTTTTACTTATGTGATTAATGTTCTGAATGAGATCTTAGTTCCAGCTTGTGTATTGTGGCCCAAGAGGGAGCACGTCCAAACATCTATGCCAATGTGCTTCAGAAAGTCCTTCAAACATTGCATGTCAGTTATTGATTGTTTTGAGATATTTATTGATAAACCAAAAGATTTAAAGGCAAGGGCTCAAACATATTCTCAATATAAATCCCACAACACCATGAAATATCTGATCAGCATCACTCCACAAGGTGTCATCTCTTTCATCTCAAAGGGCTGGGGAGGAAGAAGTACAGATGCCCACATTACAGCTAACAGTGGCTTTTTGGATCACCTTCAGCCTGGAGATGTAGTCCTTGCCGACCGTGGTTTCACCATCCAGAACCAAGTTGGCCTGTACTGTGCAAAGGTTGAAATCCCTGCGTTCACACGAGGCAAAAAACAACTGGGCGCAGCTGAGCTGGAAGACACCAGGAGACTTGCAGCAGTCCGCATCCACGTCGAGAGGGTCATTGGCCAAGCTCGCTCCAAGTACAAGATGCTGAAGGGACCGGTGCCCATTAGTCTCCTCTCCACTGATGATACAGACTACACTACTCTGGACAAAATAGTGAGAGTAGCGTGTGCCCTTACAAATCTGTGCCCCTCTGTTGTGCCAACTGATTAA
- the LOC110972012 gene encoding uncharacterized protein LOC110972012, whose product MASTSSSPAQLSLEVAHLAGVHRDRYVQKLELAGLETDPYLLPPLVFEDLINSPVLPEFTPHDLYHYVINAVSPYTGADLKAYKSLDAYQFFVAGWVTGTKCYAYSGGTQYLIMAKVHHSQSLSEAPLKPWVSLKKDGTVTCGHCTCKAGLGEVCSHIAALLYALDSAVKRLEEKSCTDGPRQWGLPPVKAGKALYEEATGIDFSNPLKKHNNKSNKSYKKRHAKKIKVSMDATEKFYKDLDGAASTASEKSGLLSILPGYCDQFQPKVISLKLPQPLTELYNPHNRKLSASDLMMKCDEVFTKMGVTLEQMGV is encoded by the exons ATGGCTTCTACCAGTTCATCTCCAGCTCAACTGTCGTTGGAAGTTGCCCACTTAGCAGGAGTTCACAGAGATCGATATGTACAGAAATTAGAATTAGCAGGCTTAGAAACGGACCCCtatcttctccctcctcttgtGTTTGAGGATTTGATCAACTCGCCGGTTTTGCCGGAATTTACGCCACACGACTTATATCATTATGTGATAAATGCTGTATCCCCTTACACTGGTGCAGATTTAAAAGCGTACAAAAGCCTGGATGCTTaccagttttttgttgctggtTGGGTCACCGGGACAAAATGCTACGCTTACTCCGGGGGAACACAGTACCTCATCATGGCTAAG gTTCATCATAGCCAATCCCTGTCTGAAGCACCTTTAAAGCCATGGGTATCTTTGAAGAAAGATGGGACTGTAACTTGTGGCCACTGCACATGTAAAGCAGGTCTGGGAGAGGTGTGCTCTCACATTGCTGCTCTTCTCTACGCCCTTGATTCTGCTGTAAAACGCCTGGAAGAAAAAAGTTGCACTGATGGACCAAGGCAATGGGGTCTTCCTCCAGTAAAAGCGGGTAAAGCACTTTATGAAGAAGCCACAGGGATTGATTTCTCAAATCCCTTAAAGAAAcataacaacaaaagcaacaaatcctATAAAAAACGAcatgcaaagaaaataaaagtgtcTATGGATGCAACTGAAAAATTCTACAAGGATCTGGATGGAGCAGCCTCAACTGCATCAGAGAAGAGTGGACTCCTGAGCATATTACCAGGGTACTGTGACCAGTTCCAGCCAAAAGTGATCTCTCTAAAATTGCCTCAGCCTCTGACAGAATTATACAACCCTCATAACCGTAAGCTGTCTGCCTCTGACCTAATGATGAAATGTGATGAGGTATTCACGAAGATGGGAGTCACACTAGAACAG atgGGGGTGTGA